The sequence below is a genomic window from Desulfocurvus vexinensis DSM 17965.
CCTCTCCGGCTCCAGCCGGGATCGAGCGGCCCAAGACGGCCGCGCCGACTCCGATAGCGAAGCACCTGCAATCGGGACTCGCCGAGACGGTACCTTCGGAACGGTTGATTACTCCGGCCCGCACCGCTCCAGCGACACCCCAGCGCGGAGAGGAAGCCGGTCCGGGGCTGCGCGAACTGCTGGAATCGCTGCTCTCGCGCCTCGATGGCCTGGCCGACCGCCCGGTGGAACTGAGAGTGACCACCAACATCGATGGCCGGAAGGTGGCCGAGGCCGTCTACAAGGATCTGCGGGAGCGGAAGATCAGAAACTACGAAACACTTTGAGAGGACCGATGAAACGCATCTTTGTCTGCAGCCCGTTCGCGGGTGACATAGCCCGAAACGTGAAGGTCGCCGAGGCGCTTTGCCGACGGGTCATGAGAAACGGTCACGCGCCGTTCGCGCCGCACCTGTTGTATCCAACCTTTTCCGATGACAGCGTTCCCGAGCAGCGGGAGACTGGCATCGCCTGCGGCCTGGCCTACATGGAATGTTGCGACGAGGTGTGGGCGTTCACCGGCAACGGCATTTCCAGCGGCATGCGGCTGGAACTCGACCGGGCCGGACAACTGGGCAAGCCGATCATCGAGATCGCCGAGGTGTAAGCAATGGCCTGGGATCAACAACCCATCAAGGGATATCTGGTGGACGCCGACACGGGGGAGCGGCTCGAATTCCAGTACAACCCCAACTCCATCAGCGACGAGAAGTCGACCGACTACGCGACGATCAAGATCCC
It includes:
- a CDS encoding DUF4406 domain-containing protein, translated to MKRIFVCSPFAGDIARNVKVAEALCRRVMRNGHAPFAPHLLYPTFSDDSVPEQRETGIACGLAYMECCDEVWAFTGNGISSGMRLELDRAGQLGKPIIEIAEV